CCGTTTAAACTAATACGTTCACGAAAATCAACAATGTAAGGAGAGGTAAATGTTCCAACCTCATAACCAGCTAGTGAAAAAATATGTTGTAGATAGCTAGTCACCGAACCCTTACCATTCGTTCCGACAACATGGACAGCTGATAGCTTTGTCTGAGGATTGCCAAGTTCTTCCAACATCCAAGCCATCCGTTCCAAACCAGGCTTAATTCCAAATTTTAACTTGCCATGAATCCAATCTAAAGCTTCTTGATAATTCATTAGTGAATTTCCCAATATGACCAAAAATACTCATAAAAAAGAAAAGTAAAACCGTCATTTCCAAACAAAATCTTTTCATAATGAATTTTTAGTCTATGTTTTATCCTTTCTGTCTTGACTTTACAATAACACTTCTATTATAGCACAAGAAATTGCTAAAAAGCTTGATAATCAGACTTTCTTCAAAGAAAGTTTCTGAATGTAGACAAACTTACTTTTAACTCAAAATAAGTTGTAAACAATTGTTGTCTCACTGTTCGATTTCAGGATTATTTGCGAACGAAGTAAGCACAAAAACGATACTTTGTGCCGCTTAAATAATCTGGGAGATTGTTTAAGGTTACAGATAAGAGAAACGAAGTTTCTCCTACATCTCGGGAGTTTTAAGAATTCCTTGGATTCCTTCAATAGTCCACTGGATTATTGAACCTGCCGTCGACTCAAACCATCTACTGGATGGTTTGAGGTCTGAGCCTAGAAATAAAAAAGCGAGAAACCTAAGGGAAGTATCAAAAAAGACTTTTTCTTCAGCCTGAGACTTTCTTCAAAGTAAGTTTTCTCTAAAAAAACAGAACCTAGCTTTAAACTAAATTCTGTTTTAGTTATTTGAAACTAATCTACGTTACCACCTTCGACAACCAAATCGTCAGGGTTAGTTGCATCTCCATAAACAGGTTCAAGCGTTTCTTCGTAATCTTTATGGAAGAAGTTTTCTTCGCCTAATGTCTTGATTTCGTTGTTAATCCAGTCAAGAAGTTCTGTATTTCCTTTTTGGACAGCTGGAGCAATCGTATCAGTATCTCCTAAACTTGTAATTCCAACTTCGTAACCTTTATTTTCCAATGCCCAAGCAAGAACCTCTGTATTATCAGTTGAAAGAGCATCACCACGACCATCAAGAAGTGCTTGGTAAGCTTCGCTATATTGGTCATATTTTAATAAATTAACTTTTGGATAATTCTTTTCAAAATAAGTTTCAGCAGTTGTTCCTTTACCGACAATCAATGTTTTTCCTTCCAAATCATCAACAGAAGAAATCAATTGACTGCTTGGTGAGACAACCCCAAGTGCAACTTTCATATATGGAAGCGCAAAATCAACTTGTTCAGCACGTTCATCGGTAACTGTAAAATTCGCTAAGATAATATCAACCTTAGCCGATGTCAGGTATTCTACACGACTAGCGGGGTCAACAGCGACATATTTCACATCCACGCCTAAATCCTTGGCTAAGCGGTCAGCAAAATAAACATCATATCCTTGATAGTCTCCCTTATCATCAACGTAGCCAAATGGCTTTTTATCAGAAAAGACACCAATCTTGATTGTTCCGCTCTCTTTGATTTCATCTAGAGTACGAGCTTTTGCTGTATTTCCTGATGACGAACTACTAGATGACGTTGAAGAAGAGGATTTTGATGTCGAACAACCGACTAGCAAAACCACAACTAACAAACTAACAATCGCTAAAAAACGTTTTACAATTTTCATATATAATTCCTTTTTATAATTAATCACTAAAACTTAACCAACCGTTGAAAAATCAAACACATTTAAAAAGTCACGTGCACGTTGTGTCTTAGGTTGAGTGAAAAACGCCTTGGCATCATTTTCTTCAACGATATGACCATTTTCCAGAAAAATGATACGGTCAGCAATGGCTTTGGCAAATTGCAACTCATGAGTCACAATGATCATGGTTCGACCTTCGTTTGCCAATTCACCAATCAACTCCAAAACTTCTCTAACCATTTCAGGGTCTAGCGAAGCTGTCACTTCGTCAAATAAAATGACCTTTGGATGCAAAAGCAAGCTCCTCACAATCGCCACACGTTGCTTTTGTCCACCTGATAATTCATGCGGAAAACTGTTTTCCCTACCAGCCAAACCAACACGTTCCAAAAGTTCTAAAGCTTCTGCTTCGACTTCCTTTCGCGGGTGTTTTTGTGCTCTGATTGGAGCCAGCAAGAGATTTTTCAAAACGGTCAAATGAGGAAAAAGGTCATAAGATTGAAAAACCATGCCAATTTTTTGGCGAATCAAAGGTAACTCTTTAGGGTTATTTAAAATTTCTTCCCCCTCAAGGCTCACAACACCCGATTGAATGGATTCCAAACCGTTAATGCAACGTAGCAAAGTTGATTTTCCACAGCCTGACGGACCTAGGATAACTAGCACCTCACCTTCGTCAACTGAAAACGACAAATCATCCAAAACATTGTGCTCACCATAGGATTTCTTTAAATCGCTAATTTCTAAAATCGGTTTCAACTGCTCTACTCCTTCCAAACTTTTTCTAAATACATTGACAATCGTGAAATTGGAAAACAAACCGCAAAATACATCAAGAATATCAGTCCGTATATCCAAATCGCTGCGCTTGGTACCGTGAGACGGTTAGCTTCGATAATTTGCTGTCCGACTTTCACCACTTCCACGACTCCAATCAAGACAATCAATGACGTTGTTTTTATCATCCGTGTCATCAAATTAACTGCTTGTGGCAATAATCTCCGTAAAATCTGCGGAATAATCACATAAATGAATAACTGCATTTTTGTTAGCCCTAAAGCTAACCCACTTTCGAATTGATGTTTGGGTAGCGAGGTTAGCGCTCCGCGAACAAGGTCACCCATCTCAGCAATTCCCCACATTGAAAAGACAATAAGCGCCGCAACTTCTCCCGATAAATTAAGATTAAATGTTCGTGCCAAACCAAAATAAACTAAAAACAATAGCACCAATTGTGGCATGATTCTGATAAATTCCAAATAAATCTGAGCCAAGACACGTACGATACGAAAATGTGAGGTCATTACAAAACCGAATAAAAAACCGAAAACAATCGAAATCACAATTGACAATAAAGAGATATTAAGCGTTACCAACACCCCTTGAAATAACCGCCATAAATTATTTCCCTGAAAGAGCACTTGTAGCCCCGAATCCTGCATGACGTAACCTCCTTTCAATCAATCTTGCTACCAATGAAATTGGCAAAAGAACGATCAAGTATGCTAAAATCAACATCAACAGCGCCTCATCAGTCTCGTAATACAAGCCAATCAAATCTTTTGCAACATACATCAAATCTGCTAAAGCAATAATTGAAAAAACTGACGTTTCTTTAATCAAAAAAATAACATTAGCAACAAGCGATGGCAAAGAAACAGCTAAAGCTTGTGGAAAAATGACATAAAAGAAATTTTGAACTGGCTTTAAGCCGATACTCAAACCAACTTCGTACTGCGTTTTCGAAATAGCTTCCAAACCTGACCGAAATGATTCTGCCATATAAGAACCACCAAGAAAAATCAAGCCGACAACCGCGCATATCTCTGATGATAAAACAATACCAATCTTTGGCAACCCAAAATAAAGAAAATAAAGCTGTATCAAAAGTGGCGTGTTACGTGATAGCTCAATGTAAACCTGACAAATTTGACTCAAAACAGGAATCTTATAATATTTAATCAAACTAATCAAAAGTCCTAAAACAAGAGCACCTAAAATCCCAAAGAATGCTAGACGAATCGTCAGCACCAACGCCTCTTGATACAAGGGAATATTCGCACGAATAAACTCCCAATTGAACATAATATCCCTCCAAACGTTATAAAGATATTATAAAAAATTATACCCCGCTCGTGTACTCTAAATTTTTTATAGATAGCCATAAATAATTTTTATAGCGAGATTAAAAATTAAGAAAGTATCAAAAAAGCTGAGACGTTTGTCCCAGCTCTCTTAAAAATAAAACTTATATGACACTAATCTCATAAAGACCACGAACGCTATTAAACACATAAATATGGTCAGCATTCTCCAAATCTGTCTTTGTTAAATAGCGTTCAGTTACTTCTCCTTGTTGAATTAAATACTTCCTATATATGCCATCTAATATCCCAACTTCAACTGGCGGAGGATAATAAGTCCCATCGATTTCTAAAATAATATTCCCTATTGAAGTTTCTTGCAGATAGTCATCACTAGAAATGAAAACTTGTTCCTTATCAGAATTAGGAATATGAGGGCGATAACTTGTTTTAAAATAGGTAAAGGGTGAATCACACGTTTCTTCTCTTTGAACCAATTTAGGCTGTAAAAAAGTTGAGGGTAAATCTTCCAACATCGACACTTCAAACGATAGTTGACCAAATTTATGAAGTGATACCCTTAGACGATAATCAGACAAATCTAGTGT
This sequence is a window from Streptococcus macedonicus ACA-DC 198. Protein-coding genes within it:
- a CDS encoding Para-aminobenzoate synthase, aminase component/Aminodeoxychorismate lyase encodes the protein MLEDLPSTFLQPKLVQREETCDSPFTYFKTSYRPHIPNSDKEQVFISSDDYLQETSIGNIILEIDGTYYPPPVEVGILDGIYRKYLIQQGEVTERYLTKTDLENADHIYVFNSVRGLYEISVI
- a CDS encoding Amino acid ABC transporter, periplasmic amino acid-binding protein, translated to MKIVKRFLAIVSLLVVVLLVGCSTSKSSSSTSSSSSSSGNTAKARTLDEIKESGTIKIGVFSDKKPFGYVDDKGDYQGYDVYFADRLAKDLGVDVKYVAVDPASRVEYLTSAKVDIILANFTVTDERAEQVDFALPYMKVALGVVSPSSQLISSVDDLEGKTLIVGKGTTAETYFEKNYPKVNLLKYDQYSEAYQALLDGRGDALSTDNTEVLAWALENKGYEVGITSLGDTDTIAPAVQKGNTELLDWINNEIKTLGEENFFHKDYEETLEPVYGDATNPDDLVVEGGNVD
- a CDS encoding Amino acid ABC transporter, ATP-binding protein, with amino-acid sequence MKPILEISDLKKSYGEHNVLDDLSFSVDEGEVLVILGPSGCGKSTLLRCINGLESIQSGVVSLEGEEILNNPKELPLIRQKIGMVFQSYDLFPHLTVLKNLLLAPIRAQKHPRKEVEAEALELLERVGLAGRENSFPHELSGGQKQRVAIVRSLLLHPKVILFDEVTASLDPEMVREVLELIGELANEGRTMIIVTHELQFAKAIADRIIFLENGHIVEENDAKAFFTQPKTQRARDFLNVFDFSTVG
- the glnP gene encoding Glutamine transport system permease protein GlnP translates to MQDSGLQVLFQGNNLWRLFQGVLVTLNISLLSIVISIVFGFLFGFVMTSHFRIVRVLAQIYLEFIRIMPQLVLLFLVYFGLARTFNLNLSGEVAALIVFSMWGIAEMGDLVRGALTSLPKHQFESGLALGLTKMQLFIYVIIPQILRRLLPQAVNLMTRMIKTTSLIVLIGVVEVVKVGQQIIEANRLTVPSAAIWIYGLIFLMYFAVCFPISRLSMYLEKVWKE
- a CDS encoding ABC transporter membrane-spanning permease-glutamine transport, with amino-acid sequence MFNWEFIRANIPLYQEALVLTIRLAFFGILGALVLGLLISLIKYYKIPVLSQICQVYIELSRNTPLLIQLYFLYFGLPKIGIVLSSEICAVVGLIFLGGSYMAESFRSGLEAISKTQYEVGLSIGLKPVQNFFYVIFPQALAVSLPSLVANVIFLIKETSVFSIIALADLMYVAKDLIGLYYETDEALLMLILAYLIVLLPISLVARLIERRLRHAGFGATSALSGK